The following coding sequences lie in one Saccharopolyspora hordei genomic window:
- a CDS encoding MauE/DoxX family redox-associated membrane protein, which produces MTAAAAALAVAGVLAVAALGKLRDLDRFAEAVAGYQVLPSGWVPAAARAVAGAELVSAVLLVPPPVRLWGAVLAVVLFSAFLTGMGVVLRRGTRVACGCFGAQEEVGTGSLTRTALLLVLAVVAGFGAGTPFEPGQLLVAALLVVVVFGVAALVSRRDGTPSGPVLGSRFEIGTDVSAFAGSGDRVLFAFVSPLCGACRAMLPEFRATADRVPVVLVSSADQVAVREHLAEHGVDLPVVTGPDVFDANGVPGPPYVVVTDGSGAVLAHGGANRPEQVARLLDAAGV; this is translated from the coding sequence ATGACGGCCGCCGCCGCGGCTCTGGCGGTGGCCGGGGTGCTGGCCGTCGCCGCGCTCGGGAAGCTGCGCGACCTCGACCGGTTCGCCGAGGCGGTGGCCGGTTACCAGGTCCTGCCGAGCGGGTGGGTCCCGGCCGCGGCGCGTGCCGTCGCGGGCGCCGAGCTGGTGAGCGCGGTGCTGCTGGTGCCGCCTCCGGTGCGGCTGTGGGGGGCGGTGCTCGCGGTGGTGCTGTTCAGCGCGTTCCTGACCGGCATGGGTGTCGTGCTGCGCCGCGGGACGCGGGTCGCCTGCGGCTGCTTCGGCGCGCAGGAGGAGGTCGGCACGGGTTCGCTGACCCGCACGGCGCTGCTGCTGGTGCTGGCGGTGGTCGCGGGGTTCGGCGCGGGCACGCCGTTCGAGCCGGGGCAGCTGCTCGTGGCCGCGCTGCTGGTCGTGGTGGTCTTCGGCGTGGCCGCGCTGGTGTCCCGCCGGGACGGGACGCCGTCGGGGCCGGTGCTGGGGAGCCGGTTCGAGATCGGCACCGACGTCTCGGCCTTCGCCGGGAGCGGGGACCGCGTCCTGTTCGCCTTCGTCTCGCCGCTGTGCGGGGCCTGCCGGGCGATGCTGCCGGAGTTCCGGGCGACCGCCGACCGGGTGCCGGTGGTGCTGGTGAGCTCCGCGGACCAGGTCGCGGTGCGGGAGCACCTCGCCGAGCACGGCGTCGACCTGCCGGTGGTGACCGGACCGGACGTGTTCGACGCCAACGGCGTCCCGGGGCCGCCCTACGTGGTGGTCACCGACGGCTCCGGTGCGGTGCTGGCGCACGGCGGCGCGAACCGACCGGAGCAGGTGGCGCGTCTGCTCGACGCGGCCGGGGTGTGA
- a CDS encoding SflA family class IV lanthipeptide — translation MPTQLLEPRDAGTVEIEDVSVDFEVDLKEVLHGPQACVNTCKRTVCSSWPCCPSIV, via the coding sequence ATGCCCACCCAGCTCCTGGAACCGCGCGACGCGGGAACCGTTGAGATCGAAGACGTTTCGGTCGACTTCGAGGTCGACCTCAAGGAGGTCCTGCACGGGCCGCAGGCGTGCGTGAACACCTGCAAGCGGACCGTGTGCAGCAGCTGGCCCTGCTGTCCGTCCATCGTCTGA
- a CDS encoding ABC transporter ATP-binding protein: MPGNLSGNQATRMTWRRRTAVEADDLVVPYWQAHDAELLSAGLGAIARRLPTLARDAVGVAWQASRADTAATLGLNVLAGLFTAFGLLATNDVLESLFAAGATADRVRAAIPALLVVAAAAGLRAGMLAVATWAQERLKPQVERLAETRLFRLTTRVELTAFDDEEFHNSMQRARDNGVPDSATVVEMTVNVLTGVIGVLSAAITLGVLHPALMPLLLVTAVPDGWAALRSARMRYAAFRRVSTARRRKFLLSDLMAERPPAAEVRAFTLRRFLLDEYDRVADHEQRVELDVAWQRATTRMTGDLLGGVALAVVYATLGLMLAFGVVPLAVVGTAVLTIRASQSSLTSLMQSVNKLYEAGLYFGDYLEFCALAERFVPPERSGELAPFHRLEADSVRFTYPGAETPALDGVSVAVERGEVVALVGENGSGKTTLAKLLAGLYRPDSGAVRWNGVDLAEVSGDALRERISVIAQDHTRWPLTAAQNITMGRPRDDERMDEAARASGADAVLARLEHGYETLLDRRFRGGHDLSGGQWQRIAIARAFYRDADVMVFDEPTSALDPRAEHALFERIRRHAAGRTVVLISHRLSSVRYADRIYVLDRGRVVEQGTHAELQLAGGRYAELYELQAAAYREPSSA, from the coding sequence TTGCCTGGCAACCTGTCCGGGAACCAGGCGACGCGGATGACGTGGCGGCGCCGCACCGCGGTCGAGGCGGACGACCTCGTCGTGCCGTACTGGCAGGCGCACGACGCGGAGCTGCTCTCCGCGGGGCTGGGGGCCATCGCGCGGCGACTGCCGACGCTGGCCCGCGACGCCGTCGGGGTCGCGTGGCAGGCCAGTCGCGCGGACACCGCGGCCACGTTGGGGCTCAACGTGCTGGCGGGCCTGTTCACCGCGTTCGGGCTGCTCGCCACCAACGACGTGCTGGAGTCGCTGTTCGCCGCCGGGGCGACCGCGGACCGGGTGCGTGCGGCGATCCCGGCGCTGCTGGTGGTGGCCGCGGCCGCCGGGCTGCGCGCCGGGATGCTGGCGGTGGCGACCTGGGCCCAGGAACGGCTGAAGCCGCAGGTCGAGCGGTTGGCCGAGACGCGGCTGTTCCGGTTGACCACGCGGGTCGAGCTGACCGCGTTCGACGACGAGGAGTTCCACAACTCCATGCAGCGGGCGCGCGACAACGGCGTGCCCGACTCGGCGACGGTCGTGGAGATGACCGTCAACGTGCTCACCGGAGTGATCGGCGTGCTCTCCGCGGCGATCACCCTGGGCGTGCTGCACCCCGCGCTGATGCCGCTGCTGCTGGTGACGGCGGTGCCGGACGGCTGGGCCGCGCTGCGGTCGGCGCGGATGCGCTACGCGGCCTTCCGCCGGGTCTCCACCGCGCGGCGGCGCAAGTTCCTGCTGTCCGACCTGATGGCCGAGCGACCGCCGGCCGCGGAGGTGCGCGCCTTCACGCTGCGCCGGTTCCTGCTCGACGAGTACGACCGCGTCGCCGACCACGAGCAGCGGGTGGAGCTCGACGTCGCCTGGCAGCGGGCCACCACGCGGATGACCGGCGACCTGCTCGGCGGTGTCGCGCTCGCCGTCGTGTACGCGACGCTCGGGCTGATGCTGGCGTTCGGGGTCGTGCCGCTGGCGGTGGTGGGCACCGCGGTGCTGACCATCCGGGCCAGCCAGTCCTCGCTGACCAGCCTGATGCAATCGGTGAACAAGCTCTACGAGGCCGGGCTGTACTTCGGGGACTACCTGGAGTTCTGCGCGCTGGCCGAACGGTTCGTGCCGCCCGAGCGCAGCGGGGAGCTCGCGCCGTTCCACCGGCTCGAAGCCGACTCGGTGCGCTTCACCTACCCGGGCGCGGAGACGCCCGCGCTCGACGGGGTGAGCGTGGCGGTCGAGCGCGGCGAGGTCGTGGCGCTGGTGGGGGAGAACGGGTCGGGCAAGACGACGCTGGCCAAGCTGCTCGCCGGGCTGTACCGGCCGGACTCCGGCGCGGTCCGCTGGAACGGCGTCGACCTCGCCGAGGTCTCCGGTGACGCGCTGCGCGAACGCATCTCGGTGATCGCCCAGGACCACACCCGGTGGCCGCTCACGGCGGCGCAGAACATCACGATGGGGCGGCCGCGCGACGACGAGCGGATGGACGAGGCCGCGCGCGCGTCCGGGGCGGACGCGGTGCTCGCCCGGCTCGAGCACGGCTACGAGACGCTGCTGGACCGCCGGTTCCGCGGTGGGCACGACCTCTCCGGCGGGCAGTGGCAGCGCATCGCGATCGCCCGCGCCTTCTACCGGGACGCGGACGTGATGGTCTTCGACGAGCCGACCTCGGCGCTGGACCCGCGTGCCGAGCACGCGTTGTTCGAGCGGATCCGCCGGCACGCCGCGGGCCGGACCGTGGTGCTGATCTCGCACCGGCTCTCCAGCGTCCGCTACGCGGACCGGATCTACGTGCTGGACCGCGGTCGCGTCGTGGAGCAGGGCACGCACGCCGAACTGCAGCTGGCCGGCGGTCGCTACGCCGAGCTCTACGAGCTGCAGGCGGCGGCCTACCGAGAGCCGAGCTCGGCATGA
- a CDS encoding ABC transporter substrate-binding protein, producing the protein MRRRDFLTVLAVSSTGLLAACSGGRADPEQAPVPPPVPPEQLSSVTLRVGDQKGNSRSLLHSAGLDDFPYTVQWATFPSGPPLLEAVSAEAVDIGGVGNTPPLFAAAAGAGIRVVAASKGNVASDVLLVRGNSPLQRVDELRGRAIAVAKGSSAHGQVLLTLRGAGLTLDDVELVFLQPSDALGAFQQGAVDAWAIWDPYFSQVQLEADVRVLADGTGTANGYSFQVASPAALADAGRNSAIADYLVRLARALRFAHDNPEARAQAWAEDTGLSVEVTRRATALGPDLPVPLDAEVIRSEQELADAFVAAEEIPRRFKFAEFVDTRFAEQLAAA; encoded by the coding sequence GTGCGTCGTCGTGATTTCCTGACCGTGCTCGCCGTGTCCTCGACCGGGTTACTCGCCGCCTGCAGCGGTGGCCGTGCCGATCCCGAGCAGGCACCCGTCCCGCCACCGGTCCCGCCGGAGCAGCTCTCCTCGGTGACGCTGCGCGTCGGTGACCAGAAGGGCAACTCCCGGTCGTTGCTGCACTCGGCGGGTCTGGACGACTTCCCCTACACCGTCCAGTGGGCCACCTTCCCGTCCGGGCCACCGCTGCTGGAGGCGGTGTCGGCGGAGGCGGTGGACATCGGCGGCGTCGGCAACACTCCCCCGCTGTTCGCCGCGGCGGCCGGGGCCGGGATCCGCGTGGTCGCCGCCTCGAAGGGCAACGTCGCCAGCGACGTCCTGCTGGTGCGCGGGAACTCCCCGCTGCAGCGGGTCGACGAGCTGCGCGGCCGCGCGATCGCGGTGGCCAAGGGAAGTTCCGCCCACGGGCAGGTCCTGCTGACGCTGCGCGGGGCCGGCCTCACCCTGGACGACGTCGAACTGGTGTTCCTGCAGCCGTCCGACGCCCTGGGCGCGTTCCAGCAGGGCGCGGTGGACGCGTGGGCCATCTGGGACCCCTACTTCTCCCAGGTGCAGCTCGAGGCCGACGTGCGCGTGCTGGCCGACGGGACCGGCACGGCCAACGGGTACAGCTTCCAGGTCGCCAGCCCCGCCGCGCTGGCCGACGCGGGCCGCAACTCCGCCATCGCCGACTACCTGGTGCGGCTGGCCCGGGCGCTGCGGTTCGCCCACGACAACCCCGAGGCACGCGCCCAGGCCTGGGCCGAGGACACCGGGCTCTCCGTCGAGGTGACCCGGCGCGCCACCGCGCTCGGGCCGGACCTGCCCGTGCCGCTCGACGCCGAGGTGATCCGCTCCGAGCAGGAGCTCGCCGACGCGTTCGTGGCCGCCGAGGAGATCCCCCGCCGGTTCAAGTTCGCCGAGTTCGTCGACACCCGCTTCGCCGAGCAGCTCGCCGCCGCCTGA
- a CDS encoding LLM class flavin-dependent oxidoreductase, whose product MAVTTHWFLPTHGDGRSIVDRPHVTPQGANTPRRPDIDYLAQVAQAAEHLGFTGMLTPTGSWCQDAWITTAALLARTQRIKFLVAFRPGSLTPTLAAQLAATYQRVSGGRLLLNIVTGGESTEQRRYGDWLDHDQRYERTDEFLAVLRGIFEGEPFDFDGTHYQVRGATAFEAPDPAPPLYFGGSSEAALPVAARRADVHLTWGEPPDAVARKVKVLRELAAEEGRTLRFGLRAHVITRDTSEDAWATAQRFVEQMDPADVAASQAKLARSEATGQQNMVALHGGVLPTDARQLEVHPGLWAGVGLLRGGAGTAFVGSHREVADLIEEYHSVGIEEFVLSGYPHLEEAYWFGEGVHPELARRGLR is encoded by the coding sequence ATGGCCGTGACCACCCACTGGTTCCTGCCCACCCACGGGGACGGTCGGTCCATCGTGGACCGTCCACACGTGACACCGCAGGGCGCGAACACGCCGCGCCGACCGGACATCGACTACCTGGCGCAGGTCGCGCAAGCCGCCGAGCACCTCGGGTTCACCGGGATGCTCACCCCCACCGGCAGCTGGTGCCAGGACGCGTGGATCACCACCGCCGCGCTGCTGGCCCGCACCCAGCGGATCAAGTTCCTGGTCGCGTTCCGGCCCGGTTCGCTGACCCCCACGCTGGCCGCCCAGCTCGCCGCCACCTACCAGCGGGTGTCCGGTGGGCGGCTGCTGCTCAACATCGTCACCGGCGGTGAGTCCACCGAGCAGCGGCGCTACGGCGACTGGCTGGACCACGACCAGCGCTACGAGCGCACCGACGAGTTCCTCGCCGTGCTGCGCGGGATCTTCGAGGGTGAGCCGTTCGACTTCGACGGCACGCACTACCAGGTCCGCGGCGCGACCGCGTTCGAGGCACCGGACCCGGCACCGCCGCTGTACTTCGGCGGCTCCTCGGAGGCCGCGCTGCCGGTGGCCGCACGGCGCGCCGACGTGCACCTCACCTGGGGCGAACCGCCGGACGCGGTGGCGCGCAAGGTCAAGGTGCTGCGCGAGCTGGCCGCCGAGGAGGGGCGCACCCTGCGGTTCGGCCTCCGCGCGCACGTCATCACCCGCGACACCAGCGAGGACGCCTGGGCCACCGCGCAGCGGTTCGTCGAGCAGATGGACCCCGCCGACGTCGCCGCCTCGCAGGCCAAGCTCGCGAGGTCCGAGGCGACCGGGCAGCAGAACATGGTCGCCCTGCACGGCGGGGTGCTGCCCACCGACGCCCGGCAGCTCGAGGTGCACCCCGGCCTGTGGGCCGGGGTGGGGCTGCTGCGCGGCGGGGCCGGCACCGCGTTCGTCGGCAGCCACCGCGAGGTCGCCGACCTGATCGAGGAGTACCACTCGGTCGGCATCGAGGAGTTCGTGCTCTCCGGGTACCCGCACCTGGAGGAGGCGTACTGGTTCGGCGAAGGGGTGCACCCCGAGCTCGCCCGCCGCGGCCTCCGCTGA